Proteins found in one Corynebacterium zhongnanshanii genomic segment:
- the lnt gene encoding apolipoprotein N-acyltransferase → MTSKARSQATTRSSAANAHHTTRTSAIALYLLRALAAAFSGVLVFLSFQPAGLWWAAPAGFALLFLIVTPRNARSLACIHGLTLYGFLLPWVGEYVGAIAWIGLALVQSLYSFLFGWGLRSLLGWKKLQHSLLSAGAIAAWFVATEWLRSSWPFGGFAWGRITWGQVGGPLASLISFGGPALVTFAVVLVGALLASLINILMRAATERGHARRHSPFLPSSRPLAPIVALAVIAVISVCAYFSDAVLPETDEQPAASTISIAAIQGNVPRAGLDFNTQRRAVLDNHAAQTGKLAEEVRQGTAPQPDLVLWPENASDINPYVNEDAQTILNSVNHAIGAPILLGTVTPEHNRMVVWTEQQPADTHDKRFLQPFGEYMPLRDLLRHVSPLVDRAGDFKPGHGNGLVHMTPERGEHQGQEIPIGIATCYEVAFDEAFRTSVRAGAQLLTTPTNNATFGFTDMTYQQLAMSRMRAIEYDRAIIVPATSGVSAIVDHDGRVVQKSGLFQPAVLQSSVELRNTITLSAVVGPWVEWIICAAGALCAVLGLFLAEKPRPTRTRVRKRTRRSIHSR, encoded by the coding sequence ATGACATCTAAGGCACGGTCTCAGGCCACCACGCGGAGCTCCGCGGCCAACGCACACCACACCACGCGCACCTCAGCGATTGCACTGTATCTTCTGCGCGCGCTCGCCGCCGCGTTCAGTGGAGTCCTGGTGTTTCTCAGCTTTCAGCCCGCCGGACTGTGGTGGGCCGCACCGGCGGGCTTTGCGCTGCTATTCCTCATCGTCACCCCACGCAATGCCCGCAGCCTCGCCTGTATTCATGGCCTTACTCTTTACGGGTTCCTGCTGCCGTGGGTGGGGGAGTACGTCGGCGCCATCGCCTGGATTGGATTGGCTCTTGTCCAATCGCTCTACTCGTTTCTCTTCGGCTGGGGACTGCGCAGTCTGCTCGGCTGGAAGAAACTCCAGCACTCCCTGCTTTCAGCAGGGGCGATAGCTGCTTGGTTCGTCGCCACGGAGTGGCTGCGTTCCTCCTGGCCCTTCGGTGGATTCGCATGGGGACGTATCACCTGGGGACAGGTGGGTGGTCCTCTCGCCTCGCTCATTTCCTTTGGCGGTCCAGCGCTGGTCACGTTCGCGGTGGTATTGGTGGGCGCGCTGTTGGCGTCGTTGATCAACATCCTCATGCGTGCGGCGACGGAACGGGGGCACGCACGTCGGCATTCGCCCTTCCTGCCCAGCTCCCGGCCGCTCGCCCCCATCGTCGCGTTGGCGGTGATCGCGGTGATCAGCGTCTGCGCGTATTTCTCGGACGCTGTTCTGCCAGAAACGGACGAGCAGCCCGCCGCCTCCACCATCAGCATTGCAGCAATCCAAGGAAATGTTCCGCGCGCAGGGCTGGACTTCAACACCCAACGACGGGCAGTGCTAGACAACCACGCAGCTCAGACAGGAAAGCTGGCCGAAGAGGTGCGGCAGGGAACGGCCCCTCAACCCGACCTGGTGCTGTGGCCGGAAAATGCCTCCGACATCAATCCCTATGTCAACGAGGATGCCCAGACCATTCTCAACAGCGTGAACCACGCGATCGGTGCCCCGATTCTGCTGGGCACGGTGACTCCCGAGCACAACCGGATGGTGGTGTGGACCGAGCAGCAGCCAGCGGACACGCACGACAAGCGCTTCCTGCAACCCTTCGGAGAGTACATGCCCCTGCGGGACCTCCTCAGGCATGTCAGCCCGCTGGTGGACCGTGCCGGCGACTTTAAGCCTGGCCACGGCAACGGACTGGTGCACATGACTCCGGAAAGGGGAGAGCATCAGGGCCAGGAGATCCCCATCGGTATCGCCACCTGCTACGAGGTGGCCTTCGATGAGGCATTCCGAACCTCCGTGCGTGCCGGTGCGCAACTGCTCACCACGCCGACGAACAACGCCACCTTCGGGTTCACCGACATGACCTATCAGCAGCTGGCCATGAGCCGGATGCGAGCCATTGAATACGACCGTGCGATCATCGTTCCCGCAACCAGTGGCGTGTCCGCGATCGTGGATCACGACGGACGAGTCGTCCAAAAATCGGGCTTATTCCAGCCCGCGGTCCTGCAATCATCCGTGGAACTACGAAACACGATCACTCTGTCAGCAGTTGTAGGTCCTTGGGTAGAATGGATAATATGTGCCGCTGGTGCACTGTGTGCTGTCCTTGGACTATTCCTTGCTGAAAAGCCTCGCCCCACCCGCACTCGTGTGCGGAAGCGAACCCGGCGCAGCATACACTCCCGGTGA
- a CDS encoding DEAD/DEAH box helicase, giving the protein MSDVQQFAASYDFPLDDFQLTAAQAIAEGRGVLVAAPTGAGKTIVGEFAVYTAFRNQGTCFYTTPIKALSNQKYHDLVARYGEDNVGLLTGDVTLNGDAPIVVMTTEVLRNMIYADSDRLSTLTHVVMDEVHFLADPSRGPVWEEAILNLDPRVILVSLSATVSNVEEFGGWLSTVRGHTDIIITEKRPVPLNQFMMVGRQIVPMFETRGQAEQQQHLGAINRAVIAAAAKAEESGKRRGTKRSDAVLHMANAGMLPAIYFIFSRVGCDAAVKQLLVDRVDFTTDRQRAEILRTIDEGVQGLTEEDLNVLGFRQWRRALSRGFAAHHAGMLPAFRHIVEDLFSRGLLKVCFATETLALGINMPARSVVLEKLIKFNGEAHVDLTPGQYTQLTGRAGRRGIDTKGNAVVLWSQGMDPYAVADLASTRTYPLDSTFRPGYNMAVNLIATKGLEASHRLLERSFAQYQANGSVVERAEQLERRRRELAADKHELQELLEDVSPHLVDESLLNSDGSMNLDQALQDALEYAEKRRELSAKERHAKRYARKHSAKEVLRLLQGLRVGDVIALPIGKNPLIAVVVRADHKPHNPRPTIITEEGWVERINVDMFGNTPLIIGSMTLHKGVERNPKRQARSVASHLRRLPVERPRKLKAKARGGSMEVAKARDEVHSHHVHLWPAREEIARAAQTYLKSQRRVQYEESVSPESTDSLASQFNRILSLLEELDYVELDRDGNSTPMSARITVEGERLARIHHESDLLVAQCLRRGVWDALDPAELAAVVSVCVFENRRETGGQIELPTEALETAIDQTIRIYNELSTDEERHDLSVTRVPQLGCATALHQWTAGAPLEYCLMAAEAAGASLTPGDFVRWCRRVIDLLEQIKHTGYSAEAKAAARKAVAAINRGVVALDES; this is encoded by the coding sequence GTGTCTGACGTGCAGCAGTTTGCCGCAAGTTATGATTTTCCCTTAGATGACTTCCAACTCACGGCCGCCCAGGCCATCGCGGAGGGGCGCGGCGTTTTGGTCGCTGCCCCCACGGGCGCGGGCAAAACGATCGTGGGGGAGTTCGCGGTATACACCGCGTTCCGCAATCAGGGGACGTGTTTTTACACCACCCCGATCAAAGCGCTGAGCAACCAGAAGTATCACGATTTAGTGGCGCGCTATGGTGAGGACAATGTGGGTCTGCTGACCGGCGATGTCACGCTCAATGGGGACGCACCCATCGTGGTGATGACCACAGAGGTGCTGCGCAATATGATTTACGCGGACTCCGACCGCCTCAGCACCCTCACCCACGTGGTGATGGACGAGGTGCACTTTCTGGCCGATCCTTCGCGCGGGCCGGTGTGGGAGGAAGCGATCCTCAACCTCGACCCGCGGGTGATCCTGGTGAGCCTGTCGGCCACGGTGTCCAATGTGGAGGAGTTCGGTGGGTGGCTCAGCACCGTCCGTGGACACACGGACATCATCATCACGGAGAAGCGTCCCGTTCCACTGAATCAGTTCATGATGGTAGGCCGCCAGATTGTTCCGATGTTTGAAACGCGCGGTCAGGCGGAGCAACAGCAGCACCTCGGTGCGATCAACCGCGCTGTCATCGCGGCGGCGGCCAAGGCCGAGGAATCCGGAAAGCGACGCGGCACGAAGCGCTCGGACGCCGTGCTGCACATGGCCAACGCAGGCATGCTGCCGGCCATCTACTTCATTTTTTCCCGCGTGGGCTGCGACGCTGCCGTCAAACAGCTGCTGGTGGATCGGGTGGACTTCACCACGGATCGCCAGCGAGCCGAGATCTTAAGAACCATCGACGAAGGCGTTCAGGGCCTGACCGAGGAAGACCTCAATGTCCTGGGCTTCCGCCAGTGGCGCAGAGCCTTGTCCCGGGGCTTCGCCGCGCACCACGCGGGCATGCTGCCGGCTTTTCGGCACATTGTTGAAGACCTGTTTTCCCGCGGGCTGCTGAAAGTCTGCTTCGCCACGGAAACACTGGCGCTGGGCATCAACATGCCCGCGCGCTCAGTGGTGTTGGAGAAGTTGATTAAGTTCAACGGGGAAGCCCACGTGGATCTCACTCCAGGTCAGTACACGCAATTGACAGGGCGCGCTGGGCGTCGAGGAATTGATACGAAAGGCAACGCGGTGGTCCTGTGGTCGCAGGGCATGGACCCCTACGCGGTCGCCGATCTGGCCTCCACGCGCACCTACCCGTTGGATTCCACCTTCCGGCCGGGGTACAACATGGCGGTCAATCTCATCGCCACGAAGGGGTTGGAGGCAAGTCACCGGCTGCTGGAGCGCTCCTTTGCGCAGTACCAGGCCAACGGCTCCGTGGTGGAGCGAGCCGAGCAGTTGGAGAGGCGCCGGCGGGAGCTGGCGGCCGATAAGCACGAGCTCCAGGAGCTGCTGGAGGATGTATCCCCGCATCTGGTGGATGAGTCCCTGCTGAACTCCGACGGATCGATGAACCTCGACCAGGCACTTCAGGACGCGCTGGAGTATGCGGAGAAACGCCGTGAGCTCTCCGCCAAGGAACGCCACGCGAAACGCTACGCTCGGAAGCACTCGGCGAAGGAGGTGCTTCGCCTGCTACAAGGCCTGCGGGTGGGTGATGTGATTGCCTTGCCCATCGGCAAGAACCCGTTGATTGCCGTGGTGGTGCGGGCGGATCACAAGCCGCATAACCCGCGCCCGACGATCATTACGGAGGAAGGCTGGGTGGAGCGGATTAACGTCGACATGTTCGGCAACACCCCGCTAATTATCGGTTCGATGACGCTGCACAAGGGTGTGGAGCGCAATCCGAAGCGCCAGGCGCGCAGCGTGGCCTCTCACTTACGCAGGCTCCCGGTGGAGCGCCCTCGCAAGCTGAAGGCGAAAGCCCGCGGAGGGTCGATGGAGGTGGCGAAGGCGCGCGATGAGGTACACAGCCATCACGTCCACCTATGGCCCGCCCGCGAGGAGATCGCCCGCGCCGCGCAGACCTATCTCAAGTCCCAGCGCCGAGTGCAGTATGAAGAATCTGTGAGTCCGGAATCCACCGATTCTTTGGCGTCCCAGTTCAACCGCATTCTGTCCCTGCTGGAGGAGTTGGATTATGTGGAGCTGGATCGCGATGGCAATTCCACACCCATGTCAGCGAGGATCACGGTGGAGGGGGAGCGCTTGGCGCGGATTCACCATGAGTCCGATCTGCTGGTGGCCCAGTGTTTGCGGCGCGGTGTGTGGGACGCGCTGGATCCGGCGGAGCTGGCTGCGGTGGTGAGCGTGTGTGTGTTTGAGAATCGCCGTGAGACCGGAGGGCAGATCGAGTTGCCCACGGAGGCGTTAGAGACCGCCATTGATCAAACGATCCGCATTTACAACGAGCTGTCTACCGACGAGGAGCGGCATGATCTGTCCGTCACTAGGGTTCCGCAGTTGGGTTGCGCCACGGCGTTGCACCAGTGGACGGCCGGCGCGCCGTTGGAGTATTGCCTGATGGCGGCGGAAGCGGCTGGTGCGTCGCTCACGCCGGGTGATTTTGTGCGCTGGTGCCGCCGGGTGATTGATCTGTTGGAGCAAATCAAGCACACTGGTTACTCTGCCGAGGCCAAGGCGGCCGCACGCAAGGCTGTCGCCGCCATCAATAGAGGAGTTGTAGCTCTCGATGAATCCTAA
- the tatC gene encoding twin-arginine translocase subunit TatC, giving the protein MNSRRKFRRTKKPKNPKGEMPILEHLEELRRRLLVALAAIAVGTVLGYIWYDTHIGPIPHVGTIPSLGEILRGPYCSLPPEARFGASDGECRLLATGVFEMFVLRFKVGALAGLVFSSPIWLSQIWGFITPGLQKNEKRWTLIVGTVAGTLFMIGAVLAYFVLALGLEFLLTIGDEAQISALNGERYFSFAIGLLLVFGVSFEVPLITVMLNVAGVLSYEQLKEKRRYIIVLLFIFAAFITPGQDPISMVILALSLCLMMEIATQIARLNDKRRKKKAAEWLAVDDESASTIDAASPVTGSSGPVAPAEPVRASSDLSTDDIEPAPAPRSRSGARPQPSKYPHQKPDSGQQGGGSYFDDVL; this is encoded by the coding sequence CGGAAGTTCCGGCGCACGAAGAAGCCGAAGAACCCCAAGGGAGAGATGCCGATTCTGGAGCATCTCGAGGAATTGCGGCGCCGCCTGTTGGTGGCTCTGGCCGCCATTGCCGTGGGGACCGTGCTCGGCTACATCTGGTACGACACGCACATTGGCCCGATCCCGCACGTGGGAACGATCCCGAGTTTGGGTGAGATTCTTCGTGGCCCGTACTGCTCGCTGCCTCCCGAGGCGCGATTCGGCGCGTCGGATGGCGAGTGCCGTCTGTTGGCGACCGGCGTGTTTGAGATGTTTGTGCTCCGCTTCAAGGTGGGCGCCCTGGCGGGGCTCGTGTTTTCCTCGCCGATCTGGCTCTCCCAGATTTGGGGGTTCATTACCCCTGGCCTGCAGAAGAATGAGAAGCGCTGGACGCTGATCGTGGGTACCGTTGCGGGCACCCTGTTTATGATCGGTGCGGTGCTGGCGTACTTCGTGCTGGCCTTGGGGCTGGAGTTCCTGCTGACGATCGGTGACGAGGCGCAAATCTCCGCGCTGAATGGTGAGCGCTATTTCAGTTTCGCGATCGGCCTTCTCCTGGTGTTCGGCGTGAGTTTTGAGGTTCCGCTCATCACCGTGATGCTGAATGTCGCCGGGGTGCTGAGCTATGAGCAGCTGAAGGAAAAACGCCGATACATTATCGTGTTGCTGTTTATCTTCGCTGCCTTCATCACTCCTGGCCAGGATCCCATCTCGATGGTGATTTTGGCGTTGTCCTTGTGCCTGATGATGGAGATCGCCACGCAGATCGCCCGTCTGAATGACAAACGCCGGAAGAAAAAGGCCGCAGAGTGGCTCGCCGTGGATGATGAATCCGCCTCTACCATCGACGCCGCCTCGCCTGTCACCGGCTCCAGTGGGCCTGTGGCCCCGGCTGAACCTGTTCGTGCATCCAGCGATCTATCCACGGATGATATCGAACCAGCCCCTGCGCCGCGTAGCCGTAGCGGCGCCCGACCACAACCGAGCAAGTACCCTCATCAGAAACCCGATTCGGGTCAGCAGGGTGGAGGGTCGTATTTCGACGACGTCCTCTAA
- a CDS encoding SDR family NAD(P)-dependent oxidoreductase — protein MNPNVKSPSAKKIAIFGATSEIGGEIARRLAPGQHLILAGRRHGALSELARDLEELGAAAVECVDFDAMDTDSMSAVLDQIEATGPIDTALAMFGVLGDQNAAEDSGEEVYRILHTDFTAQAVLLTELSSRMKRRGRGILVAYSSIAGARVRRPNYVYGSAKAGLDGFCQGMQDALVGTGVSLIIVRPGFVIGRMTQGMDPAPMSTTPDVVADATVEAIAHSESHPGAHGDVWIPRRLKLLAQIMQWVPRWLWRRAPR, from the coding sequence ATGAATCCTAACGTGAAGAGCCCGAGCGCGAAGAAGATCGCGATATTCGGCGCAACCAGTGAGATTGGCGGGGAAATCGCTCGCCGTCTGGCGCCAGGCCAGCATCTTATCCTTGCTGGTCGACGCCACGGCGCGCTGTCCGAACTGGCCCGCGACCTAGAAGAACTCGGTGCGGCGGCAGTGGAGTGCGTGGACTTTGATGCGATGGACACGGACAGCATGAGCGCCGTCCTTGACCAGATCGAGGCCACGGGCCCCATCGATACGGCTCTGGCGATGTTCGGGGTGCTGGGTGACCAGAACGCGGCGGAGGACAGTGGGGAAGAGGTCTACCGGATTCTCCACACCGATTTCACGGCGCAGGCGGTGTTGCTGACCGAGCTGTCCTCCCGCATGAAGCGGCGCGGGCGCGGCATCCTGGTGGCGTATTCGTCCATCGCGGGTGCCCGGGTGCGTCGACCGAACTATGTCTATGGCTCGGCCAAGGCCGGTTTGGATGGTTTCTGCCAGGGCATGCAGGATGCGCTGGTGGGAACGGGCGTGAGCCTGATCATCGTGCGGCCTGGTTTTGTGATTGGCCGGATGACCCAGGGGATGGATCCCGCTCCGATGTCCACCACCCCTGATGTGGTGGCGGACGCCACGGTGGAGGCGATTGCGCACAGCGAAAGCCACCCGGGCGCCCACGGGGATGTGTGGATTCCCCGACGCCTGAAGCTGCTGGCGCAGATCATGCAGTGGGTGCCTCGGTGGCTGTGGCGACGGGCACCTCGCTAG
- a CDS encoding polyprenol monophosphomannose synthase, translating into MAKLSDKTLVIIPTFNERENLPLIINRLLTAEPERVNVLVVDDNSPDGTGEVAEELASKDERIKVLHREGKGGLGGAYIAGFRWGIEHDYEVLCEMDADGSHSPEQLNLLLDRIDTGAELVIGSRYVKGGKLVNWPVSRQILSRAGNVYASIALGAGLSDITGGYRAYRTEVLEAMDLDAIDSAGYVFQVDLAWRAVTMGFDVREVPITFTEREIGDSKMSGNIISEAMLKVTKWGVAHRAFQVSQLGKEFWRIGSGSVKSMLNN; encoded by the coding sequence ATGGCAAAGCTGAGCGATAAGACACTTGTCATTATCCCTACCTTCAACGAGCGCGAAAACCTCCCGCTGATCATCAACCGTCTGCTGACCGCAGAGCCGGAGCGTGTGAATGTTTTGGTCGTCGACGATAACAGCCCTGATGGCACCGGCGAGGTTGCCGAGGAACTGGCATCCAAGGATGAGCGCATCAAGGTCCTGCACCGCGAAGGCAAAGGCGGACTGGGCGGCGCGTACATCGCAGGATTCCGCTGGGGCATCGAGCACGACTACGAAGTGCTGTGCGAGATGGACGCAGATGGTTCCCACAGCCCTGAGCAACTGAACCTGCTGCTGGACCGCATCGATACCGGCGCAGAACTGGTCATCGGTTCCCGTTACGTCAAGGGCGGAAAGCTGGTCAACTGGCCGGTCTCCCGCCAGATTCTCTCCCGCGCAGGAAACGTGTACGCATCCATCGCGCTGGGCGCCGGCCTGTCCGACATCACCGGCGGATACCGCGCCTACCGCACCGAGGTGCTGGAGGCCATGGACCTGGATGCCATTGACTCTGCCGGATATGTTTTCCAGGTGGACCTGGCGTGGCGTGCAGTCACCATGGGATTCGACGTTCGCGAAGTGCCCATCACCTTCACCGAGCGTGAAATTGGCGATTCCAAGATGAGCGGAAACATCATCTCGGAGGCCATGCTGAAGGTCACCAAGTGGGGAGTTGCGCACCGCGCTTTCCAGGTGAGCCAGTTGGGCAAGGAGTTCTGGCGTATCGGTTCCGGCTCTGTGAAGTCCATGTTGAACAACTAG
- a CDS encoding FxsA family protein, with product MPYVPLAYLIVEALAFYLVGKWIGFGWTVLLLVALFVVGMFLAAQQIRAIAVRALNCTEQPGKLTADAALSVVGALAVALPGLVTSVLGVLLLIPTTRAIARRIMGSAARAALARFGGSAFVTATRYGAPEASNRIPGWGEVIDHRDDEFDGNSNTPDRRNDI from the coding sequence ATGCCCTATGTGCCCCTGGCATACCTGATCGTCGAAGCCCTCGCCTTCTACCTCGTCGGCAAGTGGATCGGTTTCGGGTGGACGGTCCTCCTGCTCGTGGCGCTGTTCGTGGTGGGAATGTTCCTTGCTGCTCAGCAGATCCGGGCCATCGCGGTCCGTGCACTCAACTGCACGGAGCAGCCAGGAAAGCTCACCGCTGATGCCGCGCTCTCAGTGGTGGGAGCACTGGCTGTGGCACTGCCAGGACTGGTCACTTCCGTGTTAGGCGTGCTTCTGCTGATCCCCACCACCCGTGCCATCGCCCGCCGGATCATGGGCAGTGCCGCTAGGGCGGCACTGGCCCGATTCGGCGGATCCGCCTTCGTCACCGCCACACGCTACGGAGCACCCGAGGCCAGCAACCGCATCCCCGGGTGGGGAGAAGTGATCGACCACCGCGATGACGAATTCGATGGCAACTCGAACACCCCTGATCGGCGCAATGACATCTAA